The Daucus carota subsp. sativus chromosome 7, DH1 v3.0, whole genome shotgun sequence genome window below encodes:
- the LOC108196143 gene encoding DNA ligase 6 isoform X2 → MASKTLTLDSSSLFLNSLNSTPSPLTPFPTDFPQSKRIPNSRFIVDGFRHAGDHSVSYFLSHFHSDHYTGLSPNWSKGIIYCSQITARLLVEVLKVPAAFVVSLPMSEIVVVDDCEVRLVDANHCPGAVQFLFKVRVSDGGFERYVHTGDFRYCDDMKLDDALCEFVGADVVYLDTTYCNPKFVFPVQDESVDYIVEAINRIGVENVDKSKSVLFLVATYVIGKERILVEIARRCNRKIHVDRRKMDILGVLGFGEDEVFTEDESESDVHVVGWNVLGETWPYFRPNFVMMNEIMAAKGYSKVVGFVPTGWTYEVKRNKFAVRTKDSFEIHLVPYSEHSNYEELREYVKFLKPKRVIPTVGVDVEKLDSKHALAMQKHFAGLVDEMAVKQDFLKSFHRGARNSSDKPTNVNTAGIEEKDLASDEVQTFENIDSELHDQAPVPQDILLVNDNDIEELVQELHDCLPAWVTRDQMLDLLQSSNKDVVEAVSYFYEHEIEFHEQAAASTSSLCKSQPGSESDSLFPLTPDTKAHDTRAEKSPLSLRFNSLGTKPAIKHDISPAKKKRNIKNKPSKRARTGSSKEATVPTQHTITKFFSKLVCPDPGADKLVNVCAKSDEENIMSQMDCPSPYKEELEQFMQIVDGSPSLRNYASHILDKSKGDISKALDIYYSDRDCSLDENKGKLTESSKSGTVQNHTGCCSSVQAPKETENLLKMDDVSAVIQPLNKAVSLVPEKDKVHISPREQPTDVASCLVSLPPQDYSPIEHACWKGGQPAPYLHLARTFDLVEEEKGKIKATLMLCNMFRSLLALSPEDVLPAVYLCTNKIAPDHENMVMLLNFADRHSHCLLLLRHSQSEVYFKRSTRLGNGSTSRKKGLIMNLMRSCREKEMKYLVRTLVRNLRIGAMMRTVLPALAQAVAMSSSPAERSTENTKQQYQALSAVVLEAYNVLPNLDLLIPSLMDHGIKFSSTTLSMVPGTPIKPMLAKITNGIPQVLKLFSCKAFSCEYKYDGQRAQIHKLGDGSVRVFSRNGDETTSRFPDLVNIIKESCSSEASSFVLDAEVVAVDRKNGCKLMSFQELSSRERGGKDSLIAVDNIKVDICVFAFDIMFANGEQLLSIPLRQRQTYLKKLFGNERAGYFEYARGLIVEADDAVMTNDETLTKMNSFLDDALRSSCEGIMVKSLDVEAGYTPSKRSDTWLKVKRDYVEGLNDTLDLVPIGAWHGNGRKAGWYSPFLVACYNPDLEEFQSVCRVMSGFSDPFYIEMKEFYSEDKILDKKPPYYQTGEKPDMWFNPELVWEIRGAEFSISPVHHAAIGLVHPSRGLSIRFPRFVRSRPDRKPEECSTAMDIAEMFNSQTRKMDVNVAE, encoded by the exons ATGGCTtccaaaaccctaaccctagaCTCCTCATCTCTCTTCCTCAATTCACTCAATTCCACTCCATCACCCCTCACTCCATTCCCCACAGACTTCCCCCAATCAAAACGCATCCCCAATTCACGTTTCATCGTCGATGGCTTCCGACACGCCGGCGATCACTCCGTTTCCTACTTCCTCTCCCACTTCCACTCCGATCACTACACCGGCCTCTCTCCCAATTGGTCCAAAGGCATCATCTACTGCTCTCAAATCACCGCTCGTCTTCTCGTCGAAGTGCTGAAAGTTCCGGCTGCTTTCGTAGTCTCGTTGCCGATGTCCGAGATTGTCGTGGTGGATGATTGTGAAGTGAGGCTGGTGGATGCTAATCACTGTCCCGGTGCTGTGCAGTTTTTGTTTaaggttagggtttcggatggCGGATTCGAGAGGTATGTGCATACTGGCGATTTTCGGTATTGTGATGATATGAAATTAGACGATGCGCTGTGTGAATTTGTTGGTGCTGATGTTGTTTATTTGGATACTACATATTGTAATCCGAAGTTTGTGTTTCCGGTGCAAGATGAGTCTGTTGATTATATTGTTGAGGCTATTAATAGGATTGGTGTGGAGAATGTGGACAAGTCGAAgtcagttttgtttcttgtTGCTACTTATGTTATCGGGAAGGAGAGGATTTTGGTTGAGATTGCGAGGAGGTGTAATAGGAAAATACATGTTGATAGGAGGAAAATGGATATTTTGGGGGTTTTGGGGTTTGGCGAGGATGAGGTGTTTACGGAGGATGAATCAGAGAGTGATGTTCATGTTGTTGGCTGGAATGTGTTGGGTGAGACTTGGCCGTATTTTCGGCCTAATTTTGTAATGATGAATGAGATTATGGCTGCCAAAGGGTATAGTAAGGTAGTTGGTTTTGTACCGACTGGTTGGACGTATGAAGTGAAACGTAATAAATTTGCTGTTAGGACAAAGGACTCGTTTGAGATACATCTTGTACCGTATAGTGAACATTCAAATTATGAAGAGCTTAGAGAATATGTGAAGTTCTTGAAACCCAAGCGTGTTATTCCCACTGTTGGAGTAGATGTGGAGAAACTTGACAGCAAGCATGCTCTTGCAATGCAGAAGCATTTTGCTGGCTTGGTTGATGAAATGGCCGTCAAGCAAGATTTCCTAAAGAGTTTCCATAGGGGGGCAAGGAATTCAAGTGATAAGCCGACAAATGTTAATACAGCTGGGATTGAAGAGAAAGATTTAGCTTCTGATGAAGTCCAGACTTTCGAGAATATTGATTCTGAACTTCATGATCAAGCTCCTGTTCCACAGGATATTTTACTAGTAAATGATAATGATATAGAGGAATTGGTACAAGAACTTCATGATTGCCTTCCTGCTTGGGTTACACGAGATCAGATGTTGGATCTGCTTCAGAGTTCCAATAAAGATGTTGTCGAAGCAGTTTCTTACTTTTACGAACACGAAATCGAGTTTCATGAGCAGGCTGCTGCTAGTACATCATCTCTCTGTAAATCTCAGCCAGGTTCTGAATCCGACTCTTTGTTCCCTTTGACCCCTGATACCAAGGCACATGACACTAGAGCTGAGAAGAGTCCTTTGAGCCTGAGATTCAATTCACTTGGTACAAAACCTGCAATTAAGCATGACATTTCTCCtgccaaaaagaaaagaaatataaaaaataaacctAGTAAAAGAGCACGGACAGGTTCAAGTAAAGAAGCTACTGTACCAACACAACACACAATTACAAAGTTCTTCAGTAAGCTCGTGTGTCCAGATCCCGGAGCTGATAAACTTGTAAATGTTTGTGCAAAATCTGATGAAGAAAACATTATGTCACAAATGGATTGCCCCTCACCATACAAAGAGGAGTTGGAGCAATTTATGCAAATAGTAGATGGCAGTCCATCTTTACGAAATTATGCTTCTCACATATTAGATAAGTCAAAGGGAGATATTAGTAAGGCACTGGACATTTATTATAGTGATCGTGATTGTAGCCTTGACGAGAATAAGGGAAAATTGACAGAGAGTAGCAAATCAGGCACAGTCCAGAATCACACTGGATGTTGCTCTTCGGTCCAAGCACCGAAGGAGACAGAGAATCTGCTGAAAATGGATGATGTATCTGCAGTTATCCAGCCATTAAATAAAGCTGTATCACTAGTACCTGAAAAAGACAAGGTTCATATATCTCCCCGCGAACAACCAACTGATGTTGCTTCATGTCTTGTATCGTTACCCCCTCAGGATTATTCACCAATAGAACATG CCTGCTGGAAAGGTGGACAACCAGCTCCATATCTACATCTCGCACGAACTTTTGACTTGGTCGAGGAAGAAAAGGGAAAGATTAAAGCTACATTAATGCTGTGCAATATGTTTAGGAG TTTATTGGCTTTGTCTCCTGAGGATGTTCTACCTGCTGTTTACTTGTGCACAAACAAGATTGCTCCTGATCATGAAAACATG GTGATGTTGCTCAACTTTGCCGACAGACACAGTCATTGCTTGCTACTCCTGCGCCACTCTCAATCCGAGGTGTATTTCAAGCGCTCCACAAGATTAG GTAATGGAAGTACTAGTCGAAAGAAAGGCCTCATCATGAATCTTATGAGGTCATGTAGAGAGAAGGAAATGAAGTATCTTGTTAGAACCTTG GTTAGGAATTTACGTATTGGGGCAATGATGAGAACTGTTTTGCCAGCATTAGCTCAAGCTGTTGCTATGAGCTCATCTCCTGCTGAACGATCAACTGAAAATACCAAACAGCAATACCAG GCACTTTCTGCGGTGGTACTTGAAGCATATAATGTTCTTCCCAATTTG GATTTGCTCATTCCTTCTCTTATGGACCACGGAATTAAATTTTCGTCAACAACCTTGTCAATGGTTCCAGGCACACCAATCAAACCTATGCTTGCAAA AATCACTAATGGGATCCCTCAAGTGTTAAAGCTCTTTTCCTGTAAAGCATTTTCATGTGAATACAA ATATGATGGTCAGAGAGCACAAATTCACAAGTTAGGTGATGGATCCGTGCGTGTCTTTTCACGAAATGGGGATGAAACAACATCGAGATTTCCAGATTTAGTAAACATAATTAAGGAGTCTTGTAGCTCTGAGGCTTCAAGTTTTGTTTTGGATGCAGAG GTTGTTGCTGTAGATAGGAAAAATGGATGCAAACTTATGTCTTTCCAAGAACTTTCTTCCCGGGAGAGAGGTGGAAAAGATTCCTTAATTGCTGTTGATAACATAAAG GTTGACATTTGTGTCTTTGCTTTTGATATTATGTTTGCCAACGGAGAGCA GCTTTTGAGCATTCCACTTCGTCAACGACAAACAT ATTTGAAGAAACTTTTTGGAAATGAGAGAGCTGGTTATTTTGAATATGCACGAGGACTAATT GTGGAAGCTGATGATGCTGTCATGACCAATGATGAGACACTGACTAAGATGAACTCTTTTCTTGATGATGCTCTGCGTTCTTCTTGTGAAGGCATTATGGTCAAATCTCTTGATGTTGAAGCTGGATATACTCCATCTAAGCGTTCTGATACTTGGTTAAAG GTTAAGCGAGATTACGTAGAAGGTTTGAATGATACCCTTGATTTAGTTCCAATTGGTGCTTGGCATGGGAATGGAAGAAAGGCAGGATG GTACAGTCCCTTCCTTGTGGCATGCTACAATCCTGATCTCGAGGAATTTCAGTCTGTTTGTCGTGTAATGTCTGGGTTTTCCGATCCATTCTACATAGAG ATGAAAGAATTTTACTCAGAAGACAAGATACTAGACAAGAAACCACCATATTATCAAACCGGAGAGAAGCCTGATATGTGGTTCAACCCGGAGCTTGTATGGGAAATAAGGGGTGCTGAGTTCAGCATATCACCAGTTCATCATGCTGCTATCGGCCTGGTCCATCCATCACGCGGCCTTTCCATCCGCTTTCCCAGATTTGTTCGCTCCAGGCCAGATAGAAAGCCAGAAGAGTGTAGCACAGCCATGGATATAGCTGAAATGTTCAATTCTCAAACCAGAAAGATGGATGTTAATGTTGCAGAataa
- the LOC108196143 gene encoding DNA ligase 6 isoform X1: MASKTLTLDSSSLFLNSLNSTPSPLTPFPTDFPQSKRIPNSRFIVDGFRHAGDHSVSYFLSHFHSDHYTGLSPNWSKGIIYCSQITARLLVEVLKVPAAFVVSLPMSEIVVVDDCEVRLVDANHCPGAVQFLFKVRVSDGGFERYVHTGDFRYCDDMKLDDALCEFVGADVVYLDTTYCNPKFVFPVQDESVDYIVEAINRIGVENVDKSKSVLFLVATYVIGKERILVEIARRCNRKIHVDRRKMDILGVLGFGEDEVFTEDESESDVHVVGWNVLGETWPYFRPNFVMMNEIMAAKGYSKVVGFVPTGWTYEVKRNKFAVRTKDSFEIHLVPYSEHSNYEELREYVKFLKPKRVIPTVGVDVEKLDSKHALAMQKHFAGLVDEMAVKQDFLKSFHRGARNSSDKPTNVNTAGIEEKDLASDEVQTFENIDSELHDQAPVPQDILLVNDNDIEELVQELHDCLPAWVTRDQMLDLLQSSNKDVVEAVSYFYEHEIEFHEQAAASTSSLCKSQPGSESDSLFPLTPDTKAHDTRAEKSPLSLRFNSLGTKPAIKHDISPAKKKRNIKNKPSKRARTGSSKEATVPTQHTITKFFSKLVCPDPGADKLVNVCAKSDEENIMSQMDCPSPYKEELEQFMQIVDGSPSLRNYASHILDKSKGDISKALDIYYSDRDCSLDENKGKLTESSKSGTVQNHTGCCSSVQAPKETENLLKMDDVSAVIQPLNKAVSLVPEKDKVHISPREQPTDVASCLVSLPPQDYSPIEHACWKGGQPAPYLHLARTFDLVEEEKGKIKATLMLCNMFRSLLALSPEDVLPAVYLCTNKIAPDHENMELNIGGSIIVSALEETCGANKSKIRTMYNNLGDLGDVAQLCRQTQSLLATPAPLSIRGVFQALHKISIQTGNGSTSRKKGLIMNLMRSCREKEMKYLVRTLVRNLRIGAMMRTVLPALAQAVAMSSSPAERSTENTKQQYQALSAVVLEAYNVLPNLDLLIPSLMDHGIKFSSTTLSMVPGTPIKPMLAKITNGIPQVLKLFSCKAFSCEYKYDGQRAQIHKLGDGSVRVFSRNGDETTSRFPDLVNIIKESCSSEASSFVLDAEVVAVDRKNGCKLMSFQELSSRERGGKDSLIAVDNIKVDICVFAFDIMFANGEQLLSIPLRQRQTYLKKLFGNERAGYFEYARGLIVEADDAVMTNDETLTKMNSFLDDALRSSCEGIMVKSLDVEAGYTPSKRSDTWLKVKRDYVEGLNDTLDLVPIGAWHGNGRKAGWYSPFLVACYNPDLEEFQSVCRVMSGFSDPFYIEMKEFYSEDKILDKKPPYYQTGEKPDMWFNPELVWEIRGAEFSISPVHHAAIGLVHPSRGLSIRFPRFVRSRPDRKPEECSTAMDIAEMFNSQTRKMDVNVAE; this comes from the exons ATGGCTtccaaaaccctaaccctagaCTCCTCATCTCTCTTCCTCAATTCACTCAATTCCACTCCATCACCCCTCACTCCATTCCCCACAGACTTCCCCCAATCAAAACGCATCCCCAATTCACGTTTCATCGTCGATGGCTTCCGACACGCCGGCGATCACTCCGTTTCCTACTTCCTCTCCCACTTCCACTCCGATCACTACACCGGCCTCTCTCCCAATTGGTCCAAAGGCATCATCTACTGCTCTCAAATCACCGCTCGTCTTCTCGTCGAAGTGCTGAAAGTTCCGGCTGCTTTCGTAGTCTCGTTGCCGATGTCCGAGATTGTCGTGGTGGATGATTGTGAAGTGAGGCTGGTGGATGCTAATCACTGTCCCGGTGCTGTGCAGTTTTTGTTTaaggttagggtttcggatggCGGATTCGAGAGGTATGTGCATACTGGCGATTTTCGGTATTGTGATGATATGAAATTAGACGATGCGCTGTGTGAATTTGTTGGTGCTGATGTTGTTTATTTGGATACTACATATTGTAATCCGAAGTTTGTGTTTCCGGTGCAAGATGAGTCTGTTGATTATATTGTTGAGGCTATTAATAGGATTGGTGTGGAGAATGTGGACAAGTCGAAgtcagttttgtttcttgtTGCTACTTATGTTATCGGGAAGGAGAGGATTTTGGTTGAGATTGCGAGGAGGTGTAATAGGAAAATACATGTTGATAGGAGGAAAATGGATATTTTGGGGGTTTTGGGGTTTGGCGAGGATGAGGTGTTTACGGAGGATGAATCAGAGAGTGATGTTCATGTTGTTGGCTGGAATGTGTTGGGTGAGACTTGGCCGTATTTTCGGCCTAATTTTGTAATGATGAATGAGATTATGGCTGCCAAAGGGTATAGTAAGGTAGTTGGTTTTGTACCGACTGGTTGGACGTATGAAGTGAAACGTAATAAATTTGCTGTTAGGACAAAGGACTCGTTTGAGATACATCTTGTACCGTATAGTGAACATTCAAATTATGAAGAGCTTAGAGAATATGTGAAGTTCTTGAAACCCAAGCGTGTTATTCCCACTGTTGGAGTAGATGTGGAGAAACTTGACAGCAAGCATGCTCTTGCAATGCAGAAGCATTTTGCTGGCTTGGTTGATGAAATGGCCGTCAAGCAAGATTTCCTAAAGAGTTTCCATAGGGGGGCAAGGAATTCAAGTGATAAGCCGACAAATGTTAATACAGCTGGGATTGAAGAGAAAGATTTAGCTTCTGATGAAGTCCAGACTTTCGAGAATATTGATTCTGAACTTCATGATCAAGCTCCTGTTCCACAGGATATTTTACTAGTAAATGATAATGATATAGAGGAATTGGTACAAGAACTTCATGATTGCCTTCCTGCTTGGGTTACACGAGATCAGATGTTGGATCTGCTTCAGAGTTCCAATAAAGATGTTGTCGAAGCAGTTTCTTACTTTTACGAACACGAAATCGAGTTTCATGAGCAGGCTGCTGCTAGTACATCATCTCTCTGTAAATCTCAGCCAGGTTCTGAATCCGACTCTTTGTTCCCTTTGACCCCTGATACCAAGGCACATGACACTAGAGCTGAGAAGAGTCCTTTGAGCCTGAGATTCAATTCACTTGGTACAAAACCTGCAATTAAGCATGACATTTCTCCtgccaaaaagaaaagaaatataaaaaataaacctAGTAAAAGAGCACGGACAGGTTCAAGTAAAGAAGCTACTGTACCAACACAACACACAATTACAAAGTTCTTCAGTAAGCTCGTGTGTCCAGATCCCGGAGCTGATAAACTTGTAAATGTTTGTGCAAAATCTGATGAAGAAAACATTATGTCACAAATGGATTGCCCCTCACCATACAAAGAGGAGTTGGAGCAATTTATGCAAATAGTAGATGGCAGTCCATCTTTACGAAATTATGCTTCTCACATATTAGATAAGTCAAAGGGAGATATTAGTAAGGCACTGGACATTTATTATAGTGATCGTGATTGTAGCCTTGACGAGAATAAGGGAAAATTGACAGAGAGTAGCAAATCAGGCACAGTCCAGAATCACACTGGATGTTGCTCTTCGGTCCAAGCACCGAAGGAGACAGAGAATCTGCTGAAAATGGATGATGTATCTGCAGTTATCCAGCCATTAAATAAAGCTGTATCACTAGTACCTGAAAAAGACAAGGTTCATATATCTCCCCGCGAACAACCAACTGATGTTGCTTCATGTCTTGTATCGTTACCCCCTCAGGATTATTCACCAATAGAACATG CCTGCTGGAAAGGTGGACAACCAGCTCCATATCTACATCTCGCACGAACTTTTGACTTGGTCGAGGAAGAAAAGGGAAAGATTAAAGCTACATTAATGCTGTGCAATATGTTTAGGAG TTTATTGGCTTTGTCTCCTGAGGATGTTCTACCTGCTGTTTACTTGTGCACAAACAAGATTGCTCCTGATCATGAAAACATG GAATTAAATATAGGGGGGAGTATTATTGTATCAGCACTTGAAGAGACCTGTGGAGCAAATAAATCTAAAATTCGGACAATGTACAATAACTTGGGTGATCTTG GTGATGTTGCTCAACTTTGCCGACAGACACAGTCATTGCTTGCTACTCCTGCGCCACTCTCAATCCGAGGTGTATTTCAAGCGCTCCACAAGATTAG TATACAAACAGGTAATGGAAGTACTAGTCGAAAGAAAGGCCTCATCATGAATCTTATGAGGTCATGTAGAGAGAAGGAAATGAAGTATCTTGTTAGAACCTTG GTTAGGAATTTACGTATTGGGGCAATGATGAGAACTGTTTTGCCAGCATTAGCTCAAGCTGTTGCTATGAGCTCATCTCCTGCTGAACGATCAACTGAAAATACCAAACAGCAATACCAG GCACTTTCTGCGGTGGTACTTGAAGCATATAATGTTCTTCCCAATTTG GATTTGCTCATTCCTTCTCTTATGGACCACGGAATTAAATTTTCGTCAACAACCTTGTCAATGGTTCCAGGCACACCAATCAAACCTATGCTTGCAAA AATCACTAATGGGATCCCTCAAGTGTTAAAGCTCTTTTCCTGTAAAGCATTTTCATGTGAATACAA ATATGATGGTCAGAGAGCACAAATTCACAAGTTAGGTGATGGATCCGTGCGTGTCTTTTCACGAAATGGGGATGAAACAACATCGAGATTTCCAGATTTAGTAAACATAATTAAGGAGTCTTGTAGCTCTGAGGCTTCAAGTTTTGTTTTGGATGCAGAG GTTGTTGCTGTAGATAGGAAAAATGGATGCAAACTTATGTCTTTCCAAGAACTTTCTTCCCGGGAGAGAGGTGGAAAAGATTCCTTAATTGCTGTTGATAACATAAAG GTTGACATTTGTGTCTTTGCTTTTGATATTATGTTTGCCAACGGAGAGCA GCTTTTGAGCATTCCACTTCGTCAACGACAAACAT ATTTGAAGAAACTTTTTGGAAATGAGAGAGCTGGTTATTTTGAATATGCACGAGGACTAATT GTGGAAGCTGATGATGCTGTCATGACCAATGATGAGACACTGACTAAGATGAACTCTTTTCTTGATGATGCTCTGCGTTCTTCTTGTGAAGGCATTATGGTCAAATCTCTTGATGTTGAAGCTGGATATACTCCATCTAAGCGTTCTGATACTTGGTTAAAG GTTAAGCGAGATTACGTAGAAGGTTTGAATGATACCCTTGATTTAGTTCCAATTGGTGCTTGGCATGGGAATGGAAGAAAGGCAGGATG GTACAGTCCCTTCCTTGTGGCATGCTACAATCCTGATCTCGAGGAATTTCAGTCTGTTTGTCGTGTAATGTCTGGGTTTTCCGATCCATTCTACATAGAG ATGAAAGAATTTTACTCAGAAGACAAGATACTAGACAAGAAACCACCATATTATCAAACCGGAGAGAAGCCTGATATGTGGTTCAACCCGGAGCTTGTATGGGAAATAAGGGGTGCTGAGTTCAGCATATCACCAGTTCATCATGCTGCTATCGGCCTGGTCCATCCATCACGCGGCCTTTCCATCCGCTTTCCCAGATTTGTTCGCTCCAGGCCAGATAGAAAGCCAGAAGAGTGTAGCACAGCCATGGATATAGCTGAAATGTTCAATTCTCAAACCAGAAAGATGGATGTTAATGTTGCAGAataa